The Mytilus galloprovincialis chromosome 7, xbMytGall1.hap1.1, whole genome shotgun sequence genome has a window encoding:
- the LOC143082060 gene encoding uncharacterized protein LOC143082060, with protein sequence MRMYYKVVQQTNKRVNGFIGMSVFNYLPNFSLCNNTVIDYMHGILLGICKKLLSLWFSATSYEQPYFIGHLIKDIDKYMKTISPPYLINRLPRKLSNTMHHWKASEMRSWLLFYALPCLLGKLPDLYLKHFSTLVEATYILLGEGISNEDLERADLLLTVFVKSSEGLYGQNFMGLNVHSLLYLVTCVKKWGPLWAWSCFCFESFNGEIKRSIHGTGNVCKQIFWSLHAEKHVENMSIAGCNQKIEDFICELTSGKLASEKNCKKAYQCTVLNAKDILEELQYYDEIKPVLSNFTVFQSSSDFLKASKIIRNGYVMYSRLCTKVKKRNSYSIKLSGDEQYFEVEYFLCHKASLHVFAVGRKLVIVGGVLVSRVPHIKEVKLESDTVTVQRAEDLQDLVVNTRVDSRKYVSLMPNMIERN encoded by the exons ATGAGGATGTATTACAAAGTGGTACAGCAAACAAACAAAAGAGTAAACGGATTTATTGGCATGAGTGTATTCAATTACCTTCCAAACTTCAGTTTATGTAATAACACTGTCATTGATTACATGCATGGCATACTGCTGGGGATCTGTAAGAAATTATTGTCTTTGTGGTTCAGTGCAACATCTTATGAACAACCATATTTTATTGGACACCTAATCAAAGATATTGATAAATACATGAAGACAATTTCACCACCATATTTAATAAACAGATTGCCAAGGAAACTTTCAAACACAATGCATCACTGGAAGGCATCAGAAATGAGATCATGGCTCCTATTCTATGCACTTCCTTGTCTGCTGGGAAAATTACCagatttatatttaaaacattttagtaCCTTAGTTGAGGCAACATATATACTTCTGGGTGAAGGCATATCAAATGAAGACCTTGAGAGAGCTGATTTACTTCTGACTGTTTTTGTGAAGTCTTCGGAAGGGTTATATGGACAAAATTTTATGGGTCTTAATGTTCACAGTCTTCTATATTTAGTAACATGTGTAAAAAAATGGGGACCTCTTTGGGCATGGTCATGTTTTTGCTTCGAATCCTTTAACGGTGAGATAAAAAGAAGCATCCATGGAACCGGAAATGTTTGTAAACAGATATTCTGGTCACTTCATGCAGAAAAACATGTTGAAAATATGTCAATAGCAGGATGTAACCAGAAGATAGAAGACTTTATTTGTGAGTTAACTTCTGGTAAACTAGCATCagaaaaaaactgcaaaaaagcTTATCAATGCACTGTTCTGAATGCCAAAGACATCCTTGAAGAACTCCAGTATTACGATGAAATTAAACCAGTTCTTTCTAATTTCACTGTATTTCAATCCAGCTCTGACTTTTTAAAGGCCTCCAAAATAATTAGGAATGGATATGTCATGTACAGTAGATTGTGCACAAAGGTTAAGAAGAGAAATTCTTACAGTATTAAGTTGAGTGGTGATGAACAATACTTTGAGGTTGAATACTTCTTGTGTCACAAAGCTTCATTGCATGTATTTGCTGTGGGAAGAAAGCTTGTCATAGTTGGAGGAGTACTTGTCAGTAGAGTTCCACATATAAAAGAAGTAAAACTGGAGAG TGATACTGTTACTGTGCAGAGAGCAGAAGACCTACAAGATCTTGTTGTAAACACACGAGTTGATAGTAGAAAATATGTTTCACTGATGCCAAACATGATTGAAAGGAATTAA